One genomic region from Rosa rugosa chromosome 1, drRosRugo1.1, whole genome shotgun sequence encodes:
- the LOC133720542 gene encoding uncharacterized protein LOC133720542 isoform X1, with translation MANPGVGAKFVSVNLNKSYGQPSHHHHPPHPGSYGPNRSRPGGSHATGGMVVLSRPRSAHKAGPKLSVPPPLNLPSLRKEHERFDSAGSGGGPAGAGVSGSGSRPNSAGMGWTKPTAAVALQEKEGFGDHGADGNGIDQTSVHGNDGAGRGNSVYMPPSARPGSVGPIATASAPAYHSLEKAMLLRGEDFPSLQAALPSGSGPAQKQKDGLNQKQRQVRDELLNEQRGSTSPQLQTSSRGTSNVLNGNGGESRGLGGNRASEQAQKQEDYFPGPLPLVRLNPRSDWADDERDTSHGFTDRGRDHGFSNTEAYWDRDFDMPRISVLPHKPVHNLSERRGLRDNETGKVSSSEVPKVDQYGRDVRTPSREEREGSSWRNATLPKDGITDQVGNDRNGFGARPLSLIRETARENKHNLMPFQESPQDNFGRKDAGYRHGGRQPWNNAMDSHASRGAEWNKRDRYGSEQQNRYRGDAIQNSSVSKPSYSLGSKGLPVNDPLLNFGREKRPFSKSEKPYVEDFGGTDFDTRDPFSGGLFGVVKKKKDVTRQTDFHDPVRESFEAELERVQKMQEQERQRILEEQEKALELARREEEERVRLAKEHIERQRRMEEEAREAAWRAEQEQLEAMRRAEEQRVAREEEKRRLFMEEERRKHAAKQKLIELEERIAKRKAETAKAGGNSLAVADENMSRMVKDKDVSRDIGDWEDGERMVERITASASSDSSLNRSFEMGCRTHLPRDSSAFVDGGKPVNSWRRDVYENGNNSTLLLQDQDNGHHSLRRDRDSSVGGRAQSRKELYGGGGLMPSRTYHKGGIADSHMDDISHLRGQRWNLSGDVDHYSRNMEIESDFHDNFAEKFSDVGWGQGRVHGNPYSSYPEPVYPNSDADGPYSFGRSRYSVRQPRVLPPPSLASMHKPSYRGEPDRPGPSAFPENEMQYNHAARSESTVQTGYDGNRPENLVQPEIIEVKQENAGNEEQKLDTTPRCDSQSSLSVSSPPSSPTPLSHDDLDESRDSSVLSAPGNSKNVTLPGQENESLVLPTVPGKDSSSVSTGDDEEWAVENNEQLQEQEEYDEDEDGYEEEDEVHEDMHLEGKESPDMDNFVLCFNEGVEVGMPNDEFDRTSRNEESTFVVPQVCSGTVEEHGSFDGIHTDEKTLQHMDDSSQLGAGSSSRMFQETEKAMQNLVIQPNNVPHKSPAPESMDHVDASSSSGPSSQHHVASSVNLTSHLLSSQTIMPTVSAVQNQTEGPVKLQFGLFSGPSLIPSPVPAIQIGSIQMPLPLHPQVGPSLAHMHPSQPPLFQFGQLRYTSPISQGVLPLAPQSMSFIQPNVPSGFSVNQSPGGPQPIQSGQGTTQNMKDDVVSLPTDNRQGLASRHLDPSQGYVSEGVNPKAAGENAETSVMGQRGAAKSYIGDSSSTSGSLFQAEDQGHNNLVGKNFSAFSGNGESEKRSQIGASSAQTVVKGRDIGGPKAYGPVPGGGRGKKFVFTVKNPGSRSFPVPELTHVESNGYKRRPPRRNMQRTEFRVRASADKRQSTGSVSSNHLGLEEKYAPVRGLGPSVRSGPRKVVMSNKQSKQISESEGMTPGSSSSQEIEYGSRTDKGVGKDALAKSQNLPHSGEGNLKRHFHSEEDVYAPLQSGVVRVFEQTGIEAPSDEDDFIEVRSKRQMLNDRREQREKEIKAKSRVSKVSRKPRSTLNSANLGKNSPVANGEAGNNIRSDFVGNEGRGLANAEVSAGFNTTGTQPLAPIGTPAVKSDGQADIRSQTMRSLHTSSLPVVSGGVKNLGRGMILDNKNKVPDNVPSSLGSWGNSRSNQQVMSLTQTQLDDAMKPGHFDSRAAVESLTTSVSSMSSSSILTKDKSFSSAANPINSLLAGEKIQFGAVTSPTILPSSSRAVPHGIGPPGPSRSEIQLSRNLSAAENDCNLLFEKEKHPPESCGQLEDSEAEAEAAASAVAVAAISSDEIVGNLGVCSVSGADTKSFVGAGIDGITAGGATDQQLASQSRATQSLSASLPADLSVDTTSNSLRPPLPSQNNFLIANYVVAPRPKGVEGADVDVDVISTGGSGDQQLASQSRSEESLSVSLPADLSVETPPISLWPPVPSPQNPSAQMLPHFPGGPPSHFPFYEMNPMMGAPVFAFGPPDESASTNLSQSQKNSAPPSAPIGTWQQCHSGVDSFYGPPAGFTGPFISPAGGIPGVQGPPHMVVYNHFAPVGQFGQVGLSFMGTTYIPSGKQPDWKHNPVSSAMGVSEVEMNNMNMVSTQRNPTNMPAPIQHLAPGSPLLPMPPMAMFDVPPFQSSADMSVQARWPHVPAAPPQSVPLSMQLQQQSDGMHTSKFSHAHGPVDQSLTGNRFPESRASAPFDNSRNFPVVTDATVARFPDELGLVDPSSSGSTGASTQGVVTKSSALSTSGDASKTDVDQNLSSSSVSGHNNASSNVKSQPSQHKNNVSNQQYGHSSYYQRGGSQKNSSGGEWSHRRMGFHGRNQSMGAEKSFPSKMKQVYVAKQTPSGNSTVS, from the exons ATGGCTAATCCCGGAGTCGGGGCAAAGTTTGTATCTGTCAATCTCAACAAATCGTATGGGCAGCCTTCTCATCATCACCATCCGCCGCACCCTGGCTCCTACGGCCCCAATCGGTCCAGACCCGGCGGGAGTCATGCCACTGGAGGAATGGTGGTCCTTTCGAGGCCTCGCAGTGCGCACAAGGCTGGGCCGAAGCTTTCTGTACCACCCCCCTTGAATCTGCCCTCGCTGCGCAAAGAGCACGAGAGATTTGATTCGGCCGGTTCGGGAGGTGGGCCGGCTGGCGCAGGGGTGTCGGGGAGTGGGTCGAGGCCTAATTCGGCGGGAATGGGGTGGACGAAGCCCACTGCTGCTGTTGCATTGCAGGAGAAAGAAGGGTTTGGTGATCATGGAGCTGATGGGAATGGAATTGACCAGACTAGTGTGCATGGTAATGATGGGGCCGGTAGGGGGAACAGTGTTTATATGCCTCCTTCAGCTCGGCCTGGTTCAGTGGGACCGATTGCTACTGCTTCTGCTCCAGCTTATCACTCATTGGAGAAAGCCATGCTGTTGAGGGGCGAGGATTTCCCTTCTCTGCAGGCTGCTTTGCCTTCTGGATCAGGGCCCGCACAGAAGCAGAAGGATGGTTTGAATCAGAAACAGAGACAAGTCCGCGATGAATTGCTGAATGAGCAGAGAGGCAGTACGAGCCCGCAATTGCAGACATCAAGTCGTGGTACAAGCAATGTACTGAACGGGAATGGGGGTGAAAGTCGGGGTTTGGGTGGTAATAGAGCATCAGAGCAAGCACAGAAGCAGGAGGACTACTTTCCCGGTCCATTACCACTAGTTCGGTTGAATCCGAGATCAGATTGGGCAGATGATGAGCGTGATACGAGTCATGGTTTCACAGACCGAGGCAGAGACCATGGGTTTTCAAACACAGAAGCTTATTGGGATAGGGATTTTGATATGCCAAGAATAAGTGTTCTACCGCACAAGCCAGTTCATAACCTTTCTGAGAGACGAGGTCTGCGTGACAATGAAACTGGAAAGGTTTCTTCCAGTGAAGTCCCTAAGGTGGACCAATATGGTAGAGATGTAAGAACACCTAGTAGAGAAGAAAGGGAAGGAAGCTCATGGAGAAATGCTACTCTTCCAAAGGATGGAATTACTGATCAAGTTGGAAATGACAGAAATGGTTTTGGTGCAAGGCCATTGAGTCTAATCAGAGAAACAGCTAGGGAAAACAAGCATAATCTGATGCCTTTTCAAGAAAGTCCTCAAGATAATTTCGGTAGAAAGGATGCAGGGTATAGACATGGAGGGAGACAACCTTGGAACAATGCTATGGATTCACATGCAAGCCGAGGGGCTGAGTGGAATAAACGAGACCGTTATGGCAGTGAACAGCAGAACAGATACAGAGGTGATGCCATACAGAATAGCTCAGTGTCCAAACCCTCATACTCTTTGGGTAGCAAAGGACTACCTGTGAATGATCCATTACTCAATTTTGGAAGGGAGAAGCGTCCATTCTCAAAGAGTGAAAAACCTTATGTGGAAGACTTTGGAGGTACAGATTTTGACACCCGGGATCCCTTCTCTGGGGGTCTTTTTGGTGTGgttaagaagaaaaaagacgTGACTAGACAAACTGATTTCCATGATCCTGTTAGGGAATCTTTTGAGGCTGAACTTGAGAGGGTTCAGAAAATGCAAGAACAGGAGCGCCAGCGGATCcttgaagaacaagaaaaagcttTGGAGTTAGCTCGAAgagaagaggaggagagagtAAGGCTGGCTAAGGAACATATAGAGAGGCAGAGAAGGATGGAAGAAGAAGCTAGGGAAGCAGCATGGAGAGCAGAACAAGAACAACTTGAAGCCATGCGAAGAGCTGAAGAGCAGAGAGTAGCCAGGGAAGAGGAGAAACGGAGGTTGTTTATGGAGGAAGAAAGGAGGAAGCATGCTGCTAAGCAGAAGCTTATAGAATTGGAGGAGAGGATTGCCAAAAGGAAGGCTGAAACAGCAAAGGCTGGTGGTAATTCTTTGGCTGTTGCAGATGAAAATATGTCTAGGATGGTGAAAGACAAAGATGTCTCAAGGGACATTGGGGACTGGGAGGATGGTGAAAGAATGGTGGAGAGGATAACAGCCTCCGCATCTTCTGATTCAAGTTTAAACAGGTCCTTCGAGATGGGTTGTAGGACTCATTTACCTAGAGATAGTTCTGCTTTTGTGGATGGTGGAAAACCTGTTAATTCATGGAGAAGAGATGTGTATGAGAATGGGAACAACTCAACCTTACTTCTACAAGATCAGGACAATGGTCATCATAGTCTGAGAAGAGATAGAGATTCATCTGTTGGTGGGAGAGCTCAGTCAAGGAAAGAGCTCTATGGAGGTGGTGGATTGATGCCTTCTAGGACATACCATAAAGGAGGGATTGCAGACTCTCACATGGATGACATTTCTCATTTAAGGGGGCAGAGGTGGAACCTTTCGGGGGATGTGGATCATTATAGCAGAAACATGGAGATTGAGTCTGATTTCCATGATAACTTTGCTGAAAAGTTCAGTGATGTTGGATGGGGGCAGGGCCGAGTCCATGGCAATCCTTATTCTTCTTATCCTGAACCAGTATATCCAAATTCTGATGCAGATGGGCCTTATTCCTTTGGTAGGTCACGGTATTCTGTGAGGCAGCCTCGTGTCCTTCCACCGCCGTCACTGGCTTCTATGCACAAACCCTCCTACAGAGGTGAACCTGATCGTCCTGGCCCCTCAGCTTTTCCAGAAAATGAGATGCAATACAATCATGCAGCTAGAAGTGAATCTACCGTGCAGACAGGTTATGATGGAAATCGACCAGAGAATCTTGTACAACCTGAAATCATTGAAGTCAAACAAGAAAATGCTGGGAATGAGGAGCAAAAACTGGACACCACTCCAAGGTGTGACTCACAGTCATCTCTTTCTGTGTCTAGCCCCCCTAGTTCTCCAACTCCTCTTTCTCATGATGACTTGGATGAATCCAGAGATTCTTCAGTTTTATCTGCCCCAGGAAACAGTAAAAATGTTACCCTGCCTGGTCAGGAGAACGAATCCCTTGTACTACCTACTGTTCCTGGAAAGGATTCAAGTTCTGTCTCGACTGGTGATGATGAAGAATGGGCTGTTGAGAACAATGAACAACTTCAGGAGCAAGAGGAGtatgatgaggatgaagatggatatgaggaagaagatgaagtgcaTGAAGATATGCATTTAGAGGGGAAAGAGTCCCCCGATATGGACAACTTTGTTCTATGCTTCAATGAAGGAGTTGAAGTTGGAATGCCAAATGATGAATTTGATAGAACTTCAAGGAATGAAGAAAGTACATTTGTTGTACCTCAGGTTTGCTCTGGCACTGTTGAAGAACACGGGTCCTTTGATGGAATTCATACTGATGAAAAGACCCTTCAACATATGGATGATTCCTCTCAACTAGGTGCAGGTAGTTCTTCCAGAATGTTCCAGGAAACTGAGAAGGCAATGCAGAATTTAGTTATTCAGCCAAATAATGTCCCTCATAAGTCTCCTGCTCCTGAAAGCATGGATCATGTGGATGCTTCTAGTAGTTCTGGGCCATCTTCCCAGCATCACGTTGCTTCTTCAGTTAATCTTACCTCTCATTTGTTGTCTAGTCAGACTATCAtgcctacagtatctgctgTTCAAAATCAGACGGAGGGACCTGTCAAGCTTCAGTTTGGGCTGTTTTCAGGTCCATCTCTGATACCATCTCCAGTCCCAGCTATACAAATTGGTTCTATACAGATGCCTCTTCCTCTGCACCCTCAGGTTGGCCCTTCTCTTGCTCACATGCACCCGTCACAGCCTCCTCTCTTCCAGTTTGGACAGCTAAGGTATACATCTCCTATATCCCAGGGAGTACTGCCATTGGCTCCTCAATCGATGTCTTTTATTCAGCCCAATGTTCCATCTGGTTTTTCTGTAAATCAGAGTCCAGGAGGTCCTCAGCCTATTCAATCTGGTCAAGGCACTACTCAAAATATGAAAGATGATGTTGTATCACTTCCGACTGATAATCGTCAGGGCCTTGCTTCAAGGCACttggatccatctcaagggtaTGTATCTGAAGGGGTAAATCCAAAGGCAGCAGGAGAAAATGCAGAAACCTCTGTTATGGGGCAGCGGGGAGCAGCAAAATCCTATATTGGCGATAGCAGTTCAACGTCTGGGTCACTTTTCCAAGCGGAAGATCAGGGACACAATAATTTGGTTGGGAAAAACTTCAGTGCTTTTTCTGGTAACGGGGAATCTGAAAAGCGGTCTCAAATTGGAGCATCGTCAGCTCAGACAGTTGTCAAAGGAAGAGATATAGGTGGGCCAAAGGCTTATGGTCCGGTACCTGGTGGTGGCAGAGGGAAAAAATTTGTGTTTACAGTTAAAAATCCTGGCTCAAGATCATTTCCAGTTCCTGAGCTTACCCACGTAGAATCTAATGGATATAAGAGGAGACCTCCTCGACGTAATATGCAGCGTACTGAATTTCGTGTTCGAGCAAGTGCTGACAAAAGGCAGTCTACAGGTTCAGTATCATCCAACCATCTTGGACTGGAAGAGAAATATGCTCCTGTAAGGGGTTTGGGACCTTCTGTGAGAAGTGGGCCTAGAAAGGTTGTCATGTCGAATAAACAATCAAAACAGATTTCAGAGTCAGAAGGTATGACCCCTGGTTCAAGTAGTTCACAAGAAATAGAGTATGGAAGCAGGACTGATAAGGGTGTGGGAAAAGATGCCTTGGCAAAGAGCCAGAATCTCCCACATTCTGGAGAGGGAAACCTTAAAAGACATTTTCATTCTGAAGAAGATGTTTATGCTCCTCTGCAAAGTGGAGTTGTGCGGGTGTTTGAGCAAACTGGCATAGAGGCTCCTAGTGATGAAGACGATTTCATTGAAGTGAGATCAAAGAGGCAAATGCTGAACGATCGACGtgaacagagagaaaaggaaatcAAGGCAAAATCTCGggtctcaaag GTATCGCGGAAACCACGTTCAACTTTAAATTCTGCCAACTTGGGTAAGAATTCTCCAGTGGCAAATGGAGAAGCAGGAAACAACATTCGCTCTGATTTTGTTGGTAATGAGGGACGTGGATTGGCAAATGCTGAAGTATCAGCTGGATTTAACACAACTGGCACTCAACCGCTGGCTCCAATTGGTACTCCAGCTGTGAAAAGTGATGGCCAGGCTGATATCAGATCCCAAACTATGAG GTCCCTCCACACAAGCTCCCTTCCTGTAGTATCAGGTGGTGTAAAGAACCTTGGACGAGGCATGATTCTTGACAACAAGAATAAGGTCCCCGATAATGTTCCGTCATCTTTGGGATCATGGGGTAATTCACGGTCTAATCAACAG GTTATGTCCTTGACACAGACCCAACTTGATGATGCTATGAAGCCTGGGCACTTTGATTCTCGTGCTGCTGTTGAATCTCTCACTACCTCAGTTTCCAGCATGTCATCGTCATCCATCTTGACAAAGGATAAATCGTTTTCTTCTGCTGCAAATCCAATCAATTCCCTGCTTGCTGGCGAGAAAATTCAATTTG GCGCGGTCACATCTCCAACAATCCTACCATCTAGCAGCCGTGCTGTTCCACATGGAATTGGCCCACCAGGACCATCTCGGTCAGAGATTCAACTCTCCAGAAATCTTTCTGCAGCTGAGAATGATTGTAACCTTCTCtttgagaaagaaaaacacCCTCCTGAATCTTGTGGTCAGTTGGAAGACTCTGAAGCTGAAGCTGAAGCAGCTGCTTCAGCTGTTGCTGTTGCAGCGATCAGTAGTGACGAAATTGTTGGGAATTTGGGTGTTTGCTCTGTCTCTGGTGCGGATACGaagagttttgttggtgctggtATTGATGGGATAACTGCAG GTGGAGCTACTGACCAGCAATTAGCCAGTCAATCAAGGGCCACACAGTCTCTCAGTGCTTCCCTTCCTGCAGATCTCTCTGTTGACACCACTTCGAATTCCTTACGGCCACCCTTACCGAGTCAGAATAATTTCCTTATAGCCAATTATGTTGTGGCCCCCCGTCCCAAGGGTGTTGAAGGTGctgatgttgatgttgatgtgATATCAACAG GTGGATCTGGTGATCAGCAATTAGCCAGTCAATCTAGGTCCGAAGAGTCTCTCAGTGTTTCCCTTCCAGCGGATCTATCCGTAGAGACCCCACCAATTTCACTATGGCCACCTGTGCCAAGTCCTCAGAATCCTTCAGCCCAAATGCTTCCACATTTTCCTGGTGGCCCACCTTCCCATTTTCCTTTTTATGAGATGAATCCAATGATGGGGGCTCCTGTGTTTGCTTTTGGACCTCCTGATGAATCTGCATCCACTAACCTATCACAATCCCAAAAGAACAGTGCACCTCCTTCAGCTCCAATTGGGACCTGGCAGCAATGCCATTCTGGGGTAGATTCATTCTATGGTCCTCCTGCCGGTTTTACTGGTCCTTTTATCAGTCCTGCTGGAGGCATACCAGGTGTTCAAGGGCCACCCCACATGGTTGTTTATAACCACTTCGCACCTGTTGGACAATTTGGGCAAGTTGGCTTGAGTTTCATGGGTACTACCTATATCCCATCAGGAAAGCAGCCTGATTGGAAGCACAACCCTGTATCTTCGGCCATGGGTGTGAGCGAAGTGGAGATGAACAACATGAATATGGTTTCTACACAGCGCAATCCTACTAACATGCCTGCTCCCATCCAGCATTTGGCACCTGGGTCACCACTCCTTCCTATGCCACCTATGGCCATGTTTGATGTTCCTCCTTTCCAG TCA